The uncultured Paludibaculum sp. sequence AATTGTGAGAATACTCGCCGCGCCACTTCTGCAGAGATATGGCAAAGAGGCCGAACGCTATGTCAGATTTGTGGCGATCGAGCCGGCTCAGATTGTCGGCATCACCGCGTTGCGATCAGTTGTTCACTATCCGCAATCCATGCGCGCCGACTGGGTGGAAGTGAAAGAGACGTTGCGTGTGGAACTGACAAAGGAAACCGCTCGGGACCTCTCAAACGTGATCGCTGATCTTGATGCGAGGAGACGGCACGAGGGGAAGCTGACCCTCTGGCTCGCGTGGGACCTTCAGGACAATGTGGTCGGAATCGACTGGGAGAGCCGATCCCGTCCGAGCCTGGGTGACACGATATGGCGGTTGCGCAGTACTCCAGAACTCGCTGGGATTCCAATCGACGAGAAAGAGAGCACTCTAGACCTTAGGGCCGCTGATTCGATGCCGGAAACGGAACTCTGGAAGAACATGGCGGAGTTGTGCAACATCGATCGGGAGAAGGTTGCGGCATTTGTGATCATGGCCCTGAAGAACGTATCTGCCGAGGAGTCGCTGCGGATGGTAAGGGCGGCCAGAACTGCGTACTGTCGCGACGAACCGAGGGGAGGAAGCAATTGGGCTTGTGCCAGCGAAGGTAACGGCCCAATCCATCCATCTTCGTAAACTTCCGCGACAGATGCGAGTCCGAGACAAACTCATGCCCCTGGCGACCGAAGATCCAGCCGGTATCGACATTTCCGTCTGTGCCCGCTCCGATGGATGATACAGTTCTCCGGCACATCCACGATCTCCACAAACTCCGCGCCGGCAAGTTCAGCACTTCTCCTGGAGCCCGCGTTCTCTGGATCGCAGGTGATCCACAGGACCTCGAACTGAAGTTGCCGTGCAATCGGCGCCAGCAGCCGAACACTCCGAGCGGCATAACGATGGCCTCGGTAGGCCGGGTACACGCTGTACCCGATGTGACCGGCATAGAGCTCGATATGAGCGGTGGACCCAGCGCGCAAATTGATGCCGCCGAGTTCCTCTCCCGTCTGCACATGAACCATACGGAAGAAATACGTCGGCACTTTGTGCACGGGATGCGGCGCAAACTTCACAAACTCCAGCCGGAGTTCACCGTCCTCAAGCCGAACGAAAGCGAGGTCGTCCATCTTCACATCCATGATCGCAAGTCACCGCCACAGTCGCCCCCAGTGTCGCAGTGTCGCCCCTCAGTTGCGACGCCTTCTAGGCCATGTCCTGGTTCCGGGTGTCATCCGGCTGGCGAAACACGATCGGAAGGTGCGCCTGACTGGAGAAGGCGAACCCTCAATAGCAGCCAATCGAATTCCTTCGCGATCGCCTCCAAAGCGATAGGATCAAAGGCACAGCGGAGCAACTGGGGCCCTCTATCTCGGACCGGAAAGCCGGAACCGCGCCGCCGGCCGCAAACAGTAGGGTGCGGCTACGGCTTGCCCGCCGCGCAGACGAAACTCGTCGCATCATTCGTGCTGCCCGTCCCTTTGTAAACGGCCACCAGCGGGTATGCGCAGATGGGGCGCTGAACGGCAACACCTTTCGCCTTGTTGTCCTCGACGTACTTCGTAGCAACCATCATTTCAGGCGGGATGCCGCGCTCCACCCAGTCAACGACGGCGCCCAACGCATCGAAGCTGTTCGGACCGGAGCCTCCACCGCAGTGCGCCATCCCGGGAACCATGAAGAGCCGATAGAAAGTGCTCACGTCCACCAGTCGCTCGCGGGAAATCACTGACCCCAAGTACTTTGTCGCTTCCTCGGGAACCACCAGCGAGTCGGCCCAGCCATGATAGGCGATCAACTTGTGCCCCATCTTCCGGAACTGTTTCAGGTCGGGAGCGGTTGCGTTTACGGTCTTCGCAAGTCTTGCATCGAGAGTTGCCACGTCACGGTCGAAATCGAACTTGCGCCAGTCCCACTCCGCGCCCCATACCCACTGAAAAATGGGCGCGTAGGGCGCCGCACTCGGAGCGGCACGGGGCGTACTGAAACCCGCCCACCCCAACTCGCTGCCTCGAGGAGTGCCGGGATAGATTTGCTCACCCGTTCGCGCATTCACCGGCCCCTCATAGATGCGTCGAACTGTTTGGACCTGTGCTTTGGTGAGACAACCGTCATTGTCCGGGCCGGTGCACTCTAGAGACGCAGGATCGAATTCGCATCTTCGCGGATCGTCCAGCCAGCCGTCCCGGACTTCGTCCTTCCCGTCGCAGGCGGCGAGCACAGCATTCGCCAACGTGGCCAGCTTTGCGGTGGAGAGGGCAGACGCAGGCTCCTTCTGCGCGACGGCGAAGTTCCAGAGGATGCTGGTGTGGACCCGGGTGCGATTGTTCGCGGCCCCACCCGCAACAATTCCGTCATAGTCGGCAGGGTATTTCTGCGCTTCCATCAGCGCCTGCTCGCCGCCGGTGGAGCACCCGGTGAAGTAGGCGTGCTGAGCGCTCCGTCCATAGAACGCATGGACGATTCGCTTCGCTACCAAAGTCATCTCATGGGTTGCACGATAACCCCAGTCAGCCCACTTTTCAGGATGACCGATAAAGGCCGCGGCATTCGAACCTGGCGGCGTGGAGGTCCCCATATCGGTGTTGGCGACCGCATAGCCGGACCGCACCCCCGCAGCGAGCGAGGGATAGATGATCCGCCCCGCAAGACCGCCATTGCCCGTACCCAGGAAGCGGCCGTTCCACCCGTTGGCCGGCATCCACACCTCAATGCGGATGTACGAATCCGCGGTTGGCTTCAGGGTGGCAGCCACCCTGCAGAACGCAGGCAGCCCTGCGATCGGTGCGCCTCCGGGCGGACTGAACGCGCCACCCCCCACCGGTTCGGCCAACGTGATCTCCGCAGCCACTGTCTTCAGGCCGAGGAGATCGGTGCAGTCCGATGCCGACACCGGCAGCAGTGCCAGTGACATGGCTCCCGCCATCGCGCAAAAACAGTTCATAGGCTCAAGACTAATATGACAGCGCCAGCAGAATGTCCCCAGTCACCAGGACACGGCAACACACAGCCCGCCACGACAATACCTTGATCAGCTCCGCCGCCGGTTCACCATCTTACCCACGTGGAATCAATAGCTTGGCGAGATACCCTACCAGCCCCTCCCAAACAATGGAAATAAGGATGGCCCAAGCCACCCCAATGTTTGACTCCCAAGGAAAGGAAACTCCACCATGGCATCCGCCGCCCAGATCATCGCCAACCGCGCCAACGCGCAACACTCCACCGGCCCCCGCTCCGAACAGGGCAAAGCCCGCTCGGCCCAGAACAACCTCCGCTACGGATTCCGCTCGCAATCCGTCCTGCTCCCCGGCGACGACCCCGCCGAATACGAGGAACTCCTCGACGAACTGACCACCCACTTCGACGTCCAGGATCTCTCCGACCAACGTTTC is a genomic window containing:
- a CDS encoding GNAT family N-acetyltransferase, yielding MDDLAFVRLEDGELRLEFVKFAPHPVHKVPTYFFRMVHVQTGEELGGINLRAGSTAHIELYAGHIGYSVYPAYRGHRYAARSVRLLAPIARQLQFEVLWITCDPENAGSRRSAELAGAEFVEIVDVPENCIIHRSGHRRKCRYRLDLRSPGA
- a CDS encoding tannase/feruloyl esterase family alpha/beta hydrolase; this encodes MSLALLPVSASDCTDLLGLKTVAAEITLAEPVGGGAFSPPGGAPIAGLPAFCRVAATLKPTADSYIRIEVWMPANGWNGRFLGTGNGGLAGRIIYPSLAAGVRSGYAVANTDMGTSTPPGSNAAAFIGHPEKWADWGYRATHEMTLVAKRIVHAFYGRSAQHAYFTGCSTGGEQALMEAQKYPADYDGIVAGGAANNRTRVHTSILWNFAVAQKEPASALSTAKLATLANAVLAACDGKDEVRDGWLDDPRRCEFDPASLECTGPDNDGCLTKAQVQTVRRIYEGPVNARTGEQIYPGTPRGSELGWAGFSTPRAAPSAAPYAPIFQWVWGAEWDWRKFDFDRDVATLDARLAKTVNATAPDLKQFRKMGHKLIAYHGWADSLVVPEEATKYLGSVISRERLVDVSTFYRLFMVPGMAHCGGGSGPNSFDALGAVVDWVERGIPPEMMVATKYVEDNKAKGVAVQRPICAYPLVAVYKGTGSTNDATSFVCAAGKP